One genomic segment of Arachis duranensis cultivar V14167 chromosome 4, aradu.V14167.gnm2.J7QH, whole genome shotgun sequence includes these proteins:
- the LOC107485960 gene encoding uncharacterized protein LOC107485960 isoform X2 gives MTLTAALSCSLAATPTSFSAAGARIHHHRRRDPNNNIINKKRILSSKFLHGSTSTTCMPFFLRVSNDADRSSEVSSESKMETLNTEADKIVDGMDFGELCNEFECISSPLVESTARQLARDILELREGNRALATFAVSVKYKDPVRSFTGREKYNRPLWATGALDKPSVSVQEMVMLSTSILSIKWTIRGKPKSLIGGVGGDLILRITSKFTLNQISGQVIQHEEFWDLSASSAGAQAFFWTSRALFATAESVKDLADSAKDLSSKFSTKKENLESYPDPSGDPTKFFQRDDGFQQDAYQIALLLAVIYFVVQFLRTTL, from the exons ATGACTCTAACTGCCGCTCTTTCTTGCTCTCTCGCCGCTACTCCCACCTCTTTTTCCGCCGCCGGAGCACGAATCCACCACCACCGCCGCCGCGACccgaataataatattattaacaaGAAACGCATTTTGTCCTCCAAGTTTTTGCATGGCTCTACCTCAACCACGTGCATGCCTTTCTTCTTGCGAG TTTCCAATGATGCTGATAGGAGTAGTGAAGTCTCTTCTGAGAGCAAAATGGAAACACTAAATACAGAAGCTGATAAGATTGTTGATGGCATGGACTTTGGTGAACTCTGCAATGAGTTTGAGTGCATCAGCAGTCCCTTGGTTGAGTCCACAGCGAGACAGCTGGCGCGCGACATACTCGAGCTGCGCGAGGGAAATCGAGCACTTGCCACCTTTGCTGTCTCTGTCAAATACAAG GATCCTGTGAGGAGTTTTACCGGTCGCGAAAAGTACAATAGACCGTTATGGGCAACTGGCGCGTTAGACAAACCATCAGTG AGTGTGCAGGAAATGGTAATGCTATCAACCAGTATTTTAAGCATCAAGTGGACAATAAGAGGCAAGCCTAAATCTTTGATTGGTGGAGTAGGAGGTGATCTTATTCTTAGGATCACTTCCAAATTCACTCTTAACCAAATCAGTGGTCAAGTCATTCAGCATGAGGAATTCTGGGATTTATCGGCTTCATCCGCCGGTGCTCAAGCGTTTTTCTGGACGTCACGTGCTCTGTTTGCGACCGCAGAATCTGTCAAAGACTTGGCTGACAGCGCCAAGGATCTGAGCAGTAAATTCTCAACCAAGAAAGAGAACTTGGAGAGCTATCCAGATCCCTCTGGTGATCCAACCAAG TTTTTCCAGAGGGACGACGGCTTTCAACAAGACGCATACCAGATCGCGCTACTTCTGGcggttatttattttgtagTACAGTTTCTGAGAACAACTCTGTAA
- the LOC107485960 gene encoding uncharacterized protein LOC107485960 isoform X1, translating into MTLTAALSCSLAATPTSFSAAGARIHHHRRRDPNNNIINKKRILSSKFLHGSTSTTCMPFFLRGGNSVAVSNDADRSSEVSSESKMETLNTEADKIVDGMDFGELCNEFECISSPLVESTARQLARDILELREGNRALATFAVSVKYKDPVRSFTGREKYNRPLWATGALDKPSVSVQEMVMLSTSILSIKWTIRGKPKSLIGGVGGDLILRITSKFTLNQISGQVIQHEEFWDLSASSAGAQAFFWTSRALFATAESVKDLADSAKDLSSKFSTKKENLESYPDPSGDPTKFFQRDDGFQQDAYQIALLLAVIYFVVQFLRTTL; encoded by the exons ATGACTCTAACTGCCGCTCTTTCTTGCTCTCTCGCCGCTACTCCCACCTCTTTTTCCGCCGCCGGAGCACGAATCCACCACCACCGCCGCCGCGACccgaataataatattattaacaaGAAACGCATTTTGTCCTCCAAGTTTTTGCATGGCTCTACCTCAACCACGTGCATGCCTTTCTTCTTGCGAG GTGGTAACTCTGTTGCAGTTTCCAATGATGCTGATAGGAGTAGTGAAGTCTCTTCTGAGAGCAAAATGGAAACACTAAATACAGAAGCTGATAAGATTGTTGATGGCATGGACTTTGGTGAACTCTGCAATGAGTTTGAGTGCATCAGCAGTCCCTTGGTTGAGTCCACAGCGAGACAGCTGGCGCGCGACATACTCGAGCTGCGCGAGGGAAATCGAGCACTTGCCACCTTTGCTGTCTCTGTCAAATACAAG GATCCTGTGAGGAGTTTTACCGGTCGCGAAAAGTACAATAGACCGTTATGGGCAACTGGCGCGTTAGACAAACCATCAGTG AGTGTGCAGGAAATGGTAATGCTATCAACCAGTATTTTAAGCATCAAGTGGACAATAAGAGGCAAGCCTAAATCTTTGATTGGTGGAGTAGGAGGTGATCTTATTCTTAGGATCACTTCCAAATTCACTCTTAACCAAATCAGTGGTCAAGTCATTCAGCATGAGGAATTCTGGGATTTATCGGCTTCATCCGCCGGTGCTCAAGCGTTTTTCTGGACGTCACGTGCTCTGTTTGCGACCGCAGAATCTGTCAAAGACTTGGCTGACAGCGCCAAGGATCTGAGCAGTAAATTCTCAACCAAGAAAGAGAACTTGGAGAGCTATCCAGATCCCTCTGGTGATCCAACCAAG TTTTTCCAGAGGGACGACGGCTTTCAACAAGACGCATACCAGATCGCGCTACTTCTGGcggttatttattttgtagTACAGTTTCTGAGAACAACTCTGTAA
- the LOC107485961 gene encoding aspartic proteinase 36-like: MDIKGLIFVGMVLWEACCMANAKFVFPVERKFKGPVTSLSAIKNHDSLRHGRLLSAVDINLGGTGLPNSVGLYYTKIKLGTPGTDYWVQVDTGSDLLWVTCSGCSSCATRSSIKGVELNLYDPAASNTSSIVMCDDEFCSATTLPGRAPACQVSKFCPYNIQYGDGGTTAGMYVKDLLTYNLVDADLNTSFANSSVYFGCGVNQAGTLDSNGDGSLSGIMGFGQASTSVLSQLAAAGKAKKIVSHCLDTVSGGGIFAIGEVVEPKINMTNLRTGMVHYNIILKDLEVGEESLSLPLDIFGSGNGRGTVIDSGTTLAYLPSAAYEQLMKKILDKQPDLKLVTIEQQFTCFSYEGNVDDGFPVVKFHFDGISLPVYPRDYLFPFRDDMRCIGWQRSAPSKSSKDTFLLGDLVLSNKLVVYDAENMLIGWTDYNCSSSIKVKDETTGAVYTVGAHNISSASSILIGRILAFSLMILALLNNF, translated from the exons ATGGATATAAAAGGATTGATTTTTGTGGGAATGGTGTTATGGGAAGCGTGTTGCATGGCCAATGCAAAGTTTGTGTTTCCCGTTGAACGAAAATTCAAAGGCCCTGTTACCAGTTTGAGTGCAATCAAGAATCATGATTCTCTTCGCCATGGTAGACTCTTATCTGCTGTTGATATCAACCTTGGTGGCACTGGCCTCCCTAATTCTGTCGG GCTTTATTACACGAAAATCAAGCTCGGCACTCCTGGTACTGATTACTGGGTGCAAGTTGATACTGGAAGTGACCTTCTATGGGTGACTTGTTCTGGCTGCTCATCATGTGCTACAAGAAGTTCTATTAAGGGC GTGGAGTTAAACCTCTACGACCCAGCTGCCTCCAACACCTCATCTATTGTTATGTGTGACGACGAATTTTGCAGTGCCACAACGCTACCTGGTCGAGCTCCAGCTTGCCAGGTAAGCAAGTTCTGCCCGTACAACATACAATATGGCGATGGAGGTACGACTGCTGGGATGTATGTAAAGGATCTATTGACATATAACCTTGTTGATGCTGACCTCAATACATCATTCGCGAATAGCAGTGTGTATTTCGG GTGTGGTGTAAACCAAGCCGGAACATTGGATTCGAATGGCGATGGAAGCCTTAGTGGAATCATGGGCTTTGGACAGGCAAGTACTTCTGTGCTTTCACAGCTTGCTGCAGCTGGAAAGGCGAAAAAAATAGTTTCGCACTGTCTTGACACTGTTAGCGGAGGTGGAATATTTGCCATAGGAGAAGTGGTGGAGCCAAAAATTAATATGACTAACTTGCGAACAGGGAT GGTACACTACAATATAATTTTGAAAGACTTGGAGGTTGGTGAAGAATCTCTATCTCTTCCTTTAGACATATTTGGTTCTGGAAATGGGAGGGGAACAGTCATAGATAGTGGTACAACATTGGCTTATCTTCCATCCGCCGCCTATGAGCAGCTAATGAAAAAG ATTTTGGATAAGCAGCCTGATCTGAAGTTAGTTACTATTGAGCAACAATTTACTTGTTTCAGTTATGAGGGCAA TGTTGATGATGGATTTCCTGTTGTCAAGTTCCATTTTGATGGAATTTCGCTGCCAGTTTATCCTCGCGATTACCTCTTCCCTTTTAGA GATGATATGCGATGTATCGGCTGGCAGAGGAGTGCTCCAAGCAAGAGTTCAAAGGACACATTTCTTCTAGGAG ATTTGGTGCTGTCAAACAAGTTAGTTGTATATGATGCTGAAAACATGCTCATTGGATGGACTGATTATAACT GCTCTAGCAGCATTAAAGTGAAGGATGAAACAACTGGAGCTGTATATACAGTTGGTGCACACAATATTAGTTCAGCTTCCTCCATTTTAATTGGAAGAATCTTGGCATTCTCCTTAATGATTCTTGCCTTGCTCAACAATTTTTAA